The genomic stretch CTGGCTCCTCTCTCGGTCGCTCGCATTGCCTTCCTCCTCACCCATCGGCCGGGTATCGGGAGTCGCCGGGCTGGCCGCGGCTGAAGGTTTTGGAAGTAACACTCAGCTTCGGCCGCATTGTCGCCGAGACCTGATACGCGCATACCGGCCGCCCGTCGTCGGATGTTGCCGATTCGATTCAGGATCGTCGCGCTCCAACGATGATCAGCACGACGCCGCCAACCAGCGCCAATCCCCCGAGTAGCGGCGGTAACGGAATTCGTTCCCTGGTCTCGCGCTGCGCTTGGACTGGCCCGACGTCCAGCACGGTCTCGTCCCGTGTGTACGTGATGCCGCCATACGCCAAGGCTACGATCCCGATGATCACGAGCACGATGCCCACCAGAGTTGCAGCTTTCATTGTGCCTCCCTCCAACGTCGCTCACAGCGCGGAACGCCGCGGCAGCTCGTTCATGTCGCGATCACCGCCTGTCTCGAAGATGGCGGCAATGCCCTCCCGAATCCCGACGCCGACGCTCTCGACTTGCTGCCAGGCGCGCGTTGAACGCCACCGTACGTGCCGCGCCACTTCGCCCGCTCGCCGGGCGCTCTCTCTGACTTGGAGATCCAACGAGCCAGCGCCGCTCTCCGCGCGGCCCGTGAGGCTCTTCAGATCGTCCAGGATGGCGGTCGTGCGGGCGGTGAGCGGCGCGACGTGCCGTGCTTCGAGCGAGTCGAGTGTCTGCATCACGCGTGAATACGCGCGGTAGCCAAAGATGGCCGCCGCCACGAGCACGATGATCTCGATCACGCTCACTGCCGCCATGATCCCCAGCAACAGGTTTGTGGTCGCAAGGCTCGATTCAGTCATGACATTACTCACAGTGGGCTCGATGGTCCCTCGTTGATCACGAATCATGCGCCCCCGGGGGAGCACGGGAGTCAGCGCATGGTGACGACGAGCCAGAGCAGCACGGCGCCAAGCAGCAACAGAACCGCGACGCCGATGAGCCGAGGTAGCAGTGACACTCGCTCTTCTCTGCTCGCCCGGGATGCCTGAGTGAGCTCACCCTGGCTGCCCCCCTCGGACCCCAGCTCGCTGGTCAGCCCGTCCTCCTCGCCAGCGAGCGGTGCCCGCTCAGGCGCGCGCGACGCGCCGCCAATCTTCTGCTCACCGCGGTGGTGCTCCTCCCCCGATTGCCTGCTGCTCATGATCTCCACGCCCGCGGCGTCAGCGCCCGCGGGCCCGTGCGGCCGCGCCACCTCGCGCGGCCGCCCCCGCCTCACCTTCGAGCGCCTGCGGATTGACCTGCGCCTCCGCAATCTCGGTCAGCTTCTTGTCGGCGCGCTTTTCCTCTTTCAGGGTCTGCTCCAGTATCTGCGCGACTTCGGACCGGCCCAATCGATTCGCATGGGTGCGGGCCGTGCCGTACGCCGCGATC from Luteitalea sp. encodes the following:
- a CDS encoding DUF3185 domain-containing protein — its product is MKAATLVGIVLVIIGIVALAYGGITYTRDETVLDVGPVQAQRETRERIPLPPLLGGLALVGGVVLIIVGARRS